In Corylus avellana chromosome ca8, CavTom2PMs-1.0, the genomic stretch TTTGACAACTTTCAAGTTGTAATGCTGAATCATGACATGCTTCTTGGACACCATCGGCATCAACAACGCCCTGAATTGGCTGATTCTGGTAATTTTGCACTTTACTCTCACAAACCAAAGACTCGTGGTCCTATGGCTCAAACAAAGGCAAACACACATATCAAAACCATAGCAACAATCAACCTCACCGAAACTCCAAAGGTAACTTCTTCTCAAAGAATCACAATCACACTATATATaatagcttttttattttttatttttttcttatatcattaaaatatatatatattttttttacaaaatatatgttTCCTATTtgttcttacattttttttttataaaaattctaACATAGTCCCCAATGAAGGGCCAAAAtatgagagaagagaaaagagagaaaaattttgggttaaaataatAGATATGGAAGCTAAAGTGCTACGGGGAGCAATACGGAAGATAAGAGGTTATAAGAAAGTTGTAAATGCTTTTATACTGTCTATTGTCCCGAAAAATGTTACTCAACATTTTCAAGTAATGTcttttagcatttatttattattatttttttttttatgaggcaCATTCACATATacttttaagaaaacaaaaaagaaaaaaaaaaagaagctaaagtATCCTTTGGCTTATTGTTGCCATAATGTTTGGCTCAttttttggcatattgttgTTAAAGGCTTATTTCTTGTCATCCCTGTTGGTTGCCACAAAATCTAGCGAGTTTCCGGCCACCCTCCCTGCCTATGACATCCACCGCTAtcgtcttaaaaaaaaaaaaaaaaaaatcaaactcaagattCCACAATTGTTCACCTTGAGTTGAGgggatgttaaaatatattatgagatttgatttcaattatcTTACTGTAATTAATTCTAATCTCctataatcagatttgattgGATCTCCTACCTTTTAAGTAATCATGTTATCTCCATATTTGTATTATTCTCATCTACCCTAgctttcctataaatatgattgttttctattataaatgttatcaaatcaataaaaacaaaatatagttcttaaaaacttatttttctGTCTCTTTTTATTGGCAACCCTCTCTCCTTCCCCTCCCTTTATTCttcacttctaaaaaaaaaaaatcaacatattttttaaattattattattatttttttttttcacttttctctcacaGAAGTTAACCTCTTAttactatttatatatatataaaaaaaaaatgtcaaaaggATGTACCAAACACCATCATGTTTACACCGCTCATTTCCTTTGTTATTATGTTTTCCTTCAcaaggataacttctataaaggAGCTGGTGTTGTGCCTACCAATAAGAATAGGCCACCTAGGATTATTGCACCGTTTCAAATAGGCACCAAAACAcaagattatataggtttttccattttttgtttttttttttaagaaattgcaAGAGGGCAGAGGGTGGCTCGCCGCCACCCCATATGGGCGGAGGTGGCCCGCACGGGCCACCTAGGCAGATCTGGGGTGGCTATCCGGCCACCCCGGATAGGTTGGGATGGTCGTGCGGCCATCCCTAGCCCATCTAGGGTGgttggcgagccaccccatgggtggggGTGGTCACGCGGGCCAACCCAGCCCATGGGCTAgctcgccggccaccctagATCTGTTGGAGGTGGCCGTGTGGGCCACCTCCGCCCATAGGGTGGCTTGCCGCCCACCCCAgatgggttgggggtggctggcgCAACCACCCATGGCCTACGGGGGCAGTGGCAAGCCACCCCTACCTCCCTTCGGGTGGCTgctggccaccccaaatggggGTGGAGTGGCCAGCCAGCCacccatttgtttttcttttgtttatttaaaggggtaattaccttttcccctatcaactacaacgcattgtaaCTTTGTCCCCATGGACTGTCAACACTActgcccgaccctatcaaactatcattttgtgtccaaaaccctcattccgtcagtcaaaggcgttaactcagacggccAACCCGTCATGTGTGCCCCACATGAAAGACTCTTGAaatgacaatgtgttgtagttgatggaggaaaagtgacaatgtgttgtagttgatgggggaaaaaggtgggatagaaaatttcaagatggcatgtggggCGCACATGACGGGTTAACCATCTGAATTAATGCCTTTGACTAACAGAAGGGgtggttttgggcacaaaatggtagtttgatagggtcgggtagtagggttgtcagttcatgggggcaaagtgacaatgtgttgtagttgatgaggagaaaaggtaattacccattttttaaataattaattggttttttaattatttttctttttatattttgtataatCTAGTGTGGTAgtgtttatttcttaaacttaagATTTTTCTGATATGCTAAGGTGTCACTGGCtgattggtgggcacaaaggagcTGGTTTACACcagctccttatagaagttatcctcttCCTTCACTTGCTGACTATAGGATTTAGAacatatgataatatatttacATCACTTAGAAAAGTCAAGCCACTGAGAAAAGAGAAGTGAtacatttctcaaattttgtttaaaagttggttcccaaatgatgtgtcatcatcacatgagctttattattttgagaaatgtgtcaccaactcgtaagatggtaacacatcatttaggaactaacttttgatgaaaattttttagataTATAGTATTTCTCCTGAGCAAATTTCCACCCTCTCTTTATAATGTTAAATATCCTAAGCCCCACCTGCTGTTTgcatgataatttaacaaatatgctCAAACATAGTATTTGGTACAAATATAGAGCACAAATGGTTTATAATTCAGAACACGAGTACTACTATAAGTCAATAAATTCATATCCAATACAATGCAAACAATTAATGAATTCAATACACtccacaaacataaaaatagaattttaacTATAGTACTATTGATCTAACTTTAAaccatgatcatcacaaggatGCCAAAAATAGCAGTCATCCACTAATAATATATAGTTGTAACGCTTCCCTTACCTACTGATACGGGAGAAGGTGCTGGAGACTCTGTTATGGCAAGCTTTTGATTGTTAATCTGACAATGATTGGCAACACCACAAATATACCAATTTCTTCCCAAGATTGCTAGGGTAATCACATCATTTCCACTAACCAAGGCCTCAGTTCCCAACGGTGCCACACATTGTTGGAAGCCAATTTCATTGACTTCAAGAACAATATGGGATCCCGGTGTATACTTGAAAACTGCACCAAGAACTTGATTCTTCCatcatcaatcaaactaaaaagaaatatatttacaCGAATTAATtgacaaataaataagaaacaaaaagaatccACTAGCAACCCTTTAAAAACAAGGCAACCTCAAAgtcgagtaatgctatgtaACAAAATCTGAATGgaaatgattttcctttacaaaaattggagtaatgctatggGAGTGACTCCCCGTCCactttttgtaaaggaaaaaactttCTATCGTGATGAAatataatcaatactttaatgcTCCGCCTCATGTATGATCatctcaaactcccttttaataggtgagacccaacatctgaaatatttaattaaatagaggtGAATTGATGAAATTAAGATTCGATCGCATGGCCTATGGCTTTGAtgccatattaaatcatcacttatccaaaaaaatttaatcaatattttaaagcTGATAGCAAGAATGTATATTTAATCAAACTTTAACAAAGCGTCTACTAGAAAGCAAGCATCGGCAAATAAAACTTGAAAAACGCTTAACGACTCAAAAAACTTGTTTAACAcaatttatgtggaattaatactatgaagcaagaaacaattcaatcaccaaaatatataaagcaataaagaggcagacactaatattttggttacgaagagaa encodes the following:
- the LOC132190856 gene encoding blue copper protein 1a-like, with amino-acid sequence MASSQYFFILAIVAILVPSILATEFVVGDDKGGTVDYNYIAWAQGKEFHVNQVLGAVFKYTPGSHIVLEVNEIGFQQCVAPLGTEALVSGNDVITLAILGRNWYICGVANHCQINNQKLAITESPAPSPVSDHESLVCESKVQNYQNQPIQGVVDADGVQEACHDSALQLESCQRCISPLDAAK